The genomic segment CTGAGGGCCAAGAGAGGCGGGAAAGATAACAGGATTTCTAGGCTTTCCTGCCACCTCGGGGCGAACGATTCGACTCTTATCCCTACTAAAAAGCGCCACCATCCTCTCTATACTTGCCGGACGCAGACAGGGCTGATCCGCCACCGCAAAGAGAAAACCGTCCTGAGCGCGGCTCAACTCAAGGCCCAAACGTACGGAGTAACTCTGCCCCCTCTCTGGATGACTATTGCGCACCAGATGAAGAGGATAAGACCCCGCACATCCTGCCACCTGATCGTCTGCGTAGATGAGAAAAACTGATCTAAAGAGATGGTAGGGAAAGGCATCCAGAAACACCTCCAGCAGTGTTTTACCACCGAGGGGCAGGAGAAGCTTATTGGTGCCCATCCGCCTCGAAAAACCTGCCGCTGGGATAATGGCATCAAGTTCAGGCATAGACCCTCTCCTCATGGATACTCCCGGCCACAAATTCTCTAGTCGGACACAGTTTTCTCAGGGCACTGGCCTCTTGAAAAAGCTCTGCAGACTCGACCTTGTTCAGATAGATCTGCTCCCGGCCATGGGCGCGGGCAAACATACCACAGCCCCCCTCCACCACCCGTCGCAGGTGGTCAAGACTGAGTGCATCACCGGGAGAGGCATCGGTAAGCTCCAGAAAGAGAGGGAGACGATGGACAAGACTCTGGTCAATCCGCTCCCCCAACACACTTATATCCAGCACCCCTATACTATGGGTGGTGCAGGCTGGCACAACCGGCTCCGTCTCCTTCCACCCCTTAAGGGGCAGGCACTTAGAGCCATCGGCCTCTATCAGGACCAGATCAAAAAACTTGCTAGAGCTCAGCAAAAGAGAATCTGCCAGCCCCGCCAACTTTCCCTCCTCGGCGGGCAGACCGGCAACATAGATCCCGGCCTGAGTTGGCTGGAACGCAAAGCCCTCTCCACTCAAATCTATCTCATCGTAGAGCTCTGGCTCAGGGACAAAGATCCTGGTACTGGTTGTAACCAGCACCCTCATGCCTCTGGCCCGCGCTTCACGGGCAATTTGAAACATAAGAGATGTCTTCCCCCCGGCGCCAATGATTGCGGCAACAGAGCCGCAACCAAGGCCAAAGGCTGTGAGAAAACTCTCCTCTCTATGCCAGTTTTCCATCATTCATCCCCAATAGCACCTTTTCAGCAGTTGCCGGTAGATCACGACAAAAGAACCCCGTCGCATTGTAAATTGCCTGAATAATTGCCGGAGCGGGGGCATTACAGACCACCTCGCCCACCGATTTGGCTCCATAGGGACCCGTCGGCTCATAGCTCTCTTCAAAGGCGACCTGAATACCATGGACATCCTGACGACATGGCATACGGTATTCCATAAAGGAGTTAGTGGTAAGGCGACCCTTGGCTGAATAACGCACCTCTTCGTAGAGGGCCAGACCAATACCCATCACCACCCCACTTTCCACCTGAATGGTCGCCAGATTCTTATTGATAACAGTACCGCAATCAACCACGGCAACATAGTCTGTGACCTGGGACTCTCCGGTTTCGAGATCCACCTCCACCTCGGCAAAACCTGCAATAAATGGAGGGGGAGAGGTATCGCCACCAAAGCTGCCCTTACCCACGAGCTGATCCATGCCGGCAAAAGAAGAAAGAATGGCCGCCAACTCAGAAAGAGAAATCTCTTGACCGGCCTCAGCGCTGAAGACACCTTCATGATAGCTGATATCTGTCAGCGAACAGTCCATATGCCTGGCCGCAGTTTCCCTCATCTGTCTAAGGAGATCTTCGGCCGACCTGATTGTGGCATTACCTGTGACATAGGTGCCACTGGAGGCATAGGCACCCGGATCATAGGGCAGGGTGTCCAGATCAAAACTGGTGACATTAATCTGATCCATTCCCACCTCCAGAACCTCGGCGGCAATCTGATTAAGTACCGTATCCGAGCCCTGACCGATGTCTGCGGCCGAATGACTGAGGGTAAAAAAACCATCCTCATTGAGCTTTATCAGTACCGTTGAGGTATCAATTTTGGCAATTCCTGAACCCTGCATGGTAACAGCCATACCGTAGCCACGCATCTTCGTTGCACTGATCCTTTTGGCGGGATAATTTTCCTCCCAACCGATCAGCTCCTTACCCCTTCTTATGCAGCTGCCCAGAGAACTACTCTTTAATACCACGGGCTTTTCAGGCGTTGAACCGCAGAGCATGGCACTACTCTCACCTTCGGCGATGAGGTTCTGCAAACGCAGGGCCGCCGGGTCCATACCGAGCTTTTCGGCAAGCTCATTTATCGCCGATTCCAAGGCAAAGGTGCCCTGAGTCGCGCCATAACCACGAAAGGCGCCAGCAGGGGTTTTATTAGTATAGAGGGCATGACCATGATAACGACAGGCACGGGCCTTGCCATAAAGAGGCATGGTCTTCTCTCCCGCCACCCAAAAAACAGTGGCCGCATGCTCACCATAGGCCCCGGTATCAGAGAGGCAGTAGATATCAACGGCATTGATATTACCGGCCAGATCAGCACCCAATCGTACCCGCATCTGCATGGCATGCCGAGTACTGGTACTGGTAAAGGTCTCCTCACGGCTATAGACAATTCGAGCCGGTTTTCCGGTCTTGAGAGTGACAAGGGCGGGAAATATCTCCACGGGCGCGCTCTGCTTACCACCAAAGCCACCACCAACCCGAGGTTTGAGCATCTTTATCTTGCTCCGAGGGATATCAAAGATATGAGCCAGATGACGGCGAATATGAAAGGGCACCTGGGTGGAGGTCATCACCTGCAGACGACCATGAACATCCAAGGAAGTAGAGGCCCGATAGGTCTCCATCATGCCATGGGCCTGGGCCTGGGTATTATAGGTCCGATCAATAATCACCTCGGAGGCAGCAAGTTCAGCCTCCACATCACCCCGACCGACATCCTGGCTGGCAGCAATATTACGCAGGGCATCGTTACCGATATCAAAGTGAGTATAGGGCTGGCTCTCATGTACCTGAACAGCGTTATCCAGGGCCTCTTCCAGGCTTAAAACTGGAGTAGTAACCTCATACTTCACCTTGATCTTATCGATAGCCTCAAGGGCGGTAATCTCATCAACAGCAGCAACAATGGCCACCTCATCACCCACATAGCGAACCCTGTCCTCAAGAATTCTTCTATCATAGGGCGATGGCTCAGGAAAAGACTGACCGGCAAGGGTGAAACTTTTTTCCGGCACATCCTTATGGGTAAGGACACACTCCACCCCGGGCATGGCCTCGGCAAGGGAGCTATCAATGGAGAGAATTCTGGCCGCAGCATGAGGACTGCGAAGAATCTTTACCACCAGGGCGCTGTTATTAGTATCCAAATCACTGGTATAGGCAGGTGTACCCTTAACCAGGGCAAGACCGTCTATCTTGGCAATGCTCTTTCCTATATATTGCATTACTCAACCCCCATATACTTCTTAATGGCCCGCAACTGCCCCTTATAACCGGAGCAGCGACAGAGATTACCGGCAAGATAGTGACGAATATCGTCCTCCGTCGGTGTCTCCAATTCGCGTCGCATGGCCAAAACGGTCATGACAAAGCCGGGGGCACAGTAACCGCACTGCTCAGCACCCTCCTCCACCATAAAACGACCAAACTCTTCTGCCTCTTTTTGCAGGGCCTCGATGGTGGTAATTTCCCGATCAAGGGTTCTGGCAGTGAGGGTTGAACAGGAGAGGATCGGTTTACCATCAAGCCAGACGGTACAAAGACCACAGGAGCCGGTATTGCAACCCTCTTTGACACTGAGATAGCCATAACGTCTGAGGGTGGTTGCCAAAAATTCACCCGGAACAAAGTCAAGCACTACTGGACGACCATTAATATTGGTTTTAAGCTGCATCCCTTACCTCCATAAGACAACGTTTAACAAGAGCGGGACAAACAGCCCGACGATAGGCCTCACTTCCCCGAGGGTTGTCGCCAAACTTCAACTCCTCCACAACCATTTGAGCTGCTTTAAGGATGGCAGCATCGGAGAGTCCATGCTCACCGAGATGAATTTCAGCAAGATTAGCCCGCAGAGATCGTCCCGGCCTGCTACCCACCACAATGCGATAAGTCTTACCCACCTGGGAAACAGCAACATTGAGAATAGCATAATCAGTTGCCGACTTACGAACACTGGTATAGGAACCGGCTGTTGCCCCTTTAGGGATGATAATCTTCAGCAGAATATCACGCAGCCCCTTACCAAGCAGATAGTCTGTAAGACGTACCCTGCCAGCACCGTGGAATAACAACTCGGCATCGAGGGCCACCAGAGCCGTAATAGGATCCGAAAAAGGATAACGGCCCATGACCGAGCCACCAATGGTCACGCAATTTCGAAGCTGAACACCAACTATATTTTTAACAGAGCGGGAAAGCAGGCCCTGACACATTTCAAGAATGAGGGGATTGGTTTCAATTTCCCGCAGAGAGGTCATTGCCCCAATCTCAAGACTACTGTCTGAATCCACCACGGTATCAAGACCCAATTTTACTAAATCTATTGCCGTATCAATTCTACGTCCGGCAAGACGCAGATAACCACAGCCCCCAAGCACCACACTGGCGGGGACATCCTGAAGTACCTGATACGCATCTTCCAGAGAAGATGGGCAAAGATAATTGCCTATTTTGAACATAATCGAAAAATCCTTGGTAAATTTTTACCCACAGGGAAAAGCTTAAAAAAGTTAGGTCTTTCAATAAAGGCGCATAAAAAATTTCACCACAGACAGCGCTGATATCACAGCCTCTGTGCTTACCTTCAAGGATAAAATTTTTCATGTAACACAAAGATTTGCAGAAAAGACTATTTTCAAAATTTCCTAAGGGGGAAGACTACATCATATCTAAAAGTTGTTGCCGTAACAGAGCACCCCTATCGTAAACATCTGCCCATTGGTTATAGCTATGTCCAAAAAATGGATACCTCTTTTTCAGCCAAAGAGGTAGGCGGTTCGCATAGATCCCCCGCAGATAAAGAAGAAGACCGATGGTACACCAGGGTTCATCGCTGGCATGCTCAAAGAGAAGCGGTTCCCCAGGCAGGCCGCCATGTTTTTTACAGAGGCGGCGAAGACCCCAATAGTGATTTCGCCAACAAGACCTGCAAGAGATAAGAAAATCCACCCTGGTTGCCGCCACAATATCCCCATAGTCCTGCCAAAAAGCGAGGATCGGAGCACTTGGCTGAAAAGACCAGGTTGGGCCTGCAATAATAATATGGTCATAATGACTACGTTGCAGGCAAGGGTCTTCTATCTGACAGCGCCTGCGCCAAAAGGGTTGCCACATGGCCTTGAGAAGCGAAAAGTTTGAACGAAGGGGGAGGCGAAGGGGGTGGAGGGGATGTAAACTACATATTTCTAAACAAATTTTCGGGTCAGACAAACCTGAGCTATAGGCTTCAAGAAGGCCCCTGGTTTGATTAGTTAGAGAATAGTAAACAATGAGTACATGCTTTTTCTTCATAGGTTTTACCCCCAGCCAAAAGAACAGCTTCTGAAGAGACGAAAAAGGCAAAAAAGCCCCCGAAAATTCGGGGGCTTTTTTATAAATCAACCACAAACTAGAACTAGGATTCTATTTCATGCTCCACATCAACTACAATCTTATAAAGAATTGTAACAAGGAAGGCACCTACCGCATAAATACCAACGGTAACACCAATCTCATTAGGATGTGGGTAGTACTCTACAATCTGGTTGAGCGGACTAACGGCCATACCACCAATAACAAAACCGATTCCCTTATCAAGCCAGAGAGCAATAAAAATTGACATACAGGCAAAGGCAATCAATTTCTCATTCCACACCTTGGAAATTTGCAGATAGCTGAGAATGGCAAGACCTACAACACAGAGAACAACAAATCCCCACATAAATGGAACGAGGTTGTTATAAACGTGACCACCATGCTCAATACCAAAGAAGAGATACTGAAGAGTCTCTTTGTGACCAGGAATGTCAGAGTAAAAGCCTACAAAGAACTCAAGACCAACAAAGAAGGCATTCACAAGAGTTGCATAGATGACGATGGTCATAATCTTGCGGATGGCCTCTTTACCTGCATCAAAACCGGTAAGACGTTTCATCAAGAGTGCCATACAAACGATCAGAGCAGGACCGGCGGCAAAGGCAGATGCCAAAAAGCGCGGTGCTGTAATCGCTGACAACCAGAAATGACGTCCTGGCAGACCACAGTAAAGCATAGCAGTTACGGTGTGAATGGAAACCGCAAATGGAATGGAAGCATATACCAGGATATAGATCCATTTCGGTGGCTTCACGCCCTTACGCTCTGCGGTGAGAATAACCCAACCACAGATGCCGTTTAAGAGAAGATATCCCCAGAGTACACACATATCCCAAAAGAGCATGGAATTCGGTGTTGGATGGAGAATCATGTTCGCACTGCGAACCAAGGTTCCGATATCTACAACAACAAACAACAGGGCAACAATCAATGCAGCAACGGCCAGAAACTCACCCAAAATTGTAATACGTCCAAAAACTTTATAGTTATGAACATAATACGGCAGGACGAGCATCAAGCCTCCCGCTGCAACACCAACCATGTAGGTAAACTGGGCAATATAAAGTCCCCAGGAAACATCACGTCCCATTCCTGTCAGGTGCATACCATACATAAACTGTCTGATATAGCAAACCAAGCCGACCACAATAAGCGCCGACAGAAAGGCGAGCCATGTCCAGTATCTTGTTTTGCCTCTAAGTACTTTTTCGATCATGACATCCTCACACTATGTAAAAGACTGATGGTTTAGTTCCATAACTCGGCTTTCTCTGAATGGTTGGGTTCTCTTTGAGAACCTTTGAAACTTCAGAGTTTGGATCATTAAGGTCACCAAAGATCATTGCGCCGGATTCCTTAATTGCTTCAAGACAAGCTGGTTCTTGACCAAGTGCCAAACGTTCCGCACAAAAAGTACACTTCTCCACAACACCACGCATACGGGTTGGAAATTCGTGATTGTACTCTTTAATATGTGGGCGAGGATCTTCCCAGTTAAAGCTTCGAGCTCCATAGGGACATGCCACCATACAGAAACGACAACCAATACAACGATGGTAATCCATCTCTACGATGCCATTATGTTCCTCGATAAAGGTAGCCTTGGTAGGACAAACACGCACACAGGGAGGATTCTCACAGTGATTACACATCACAGGGAACTCATTGTTCTTGAGAACGTCACTCATATGATTGCCTGAATGTTCTGGAAAGGCATTTTCAAAGGGTTCTGTATAAATCCACTTGACCTCTGTTCGAGGTCAGTCAATTTCAGGGATATTGTGTTCCCTGTTACAGTCCTCAATAGCGCGATCCATCAGCTCTGGTTTATCATACAGCTTGCGCATGTCAAAGACCATGCCATAGTGGATGCCTTTGCTGTTCGCGCCATGTCCTGCTGCAACTGCTCCGTGTCCTGCCGGAACAGAAGACGCATGAGCAGTACTGGTACCAAGCTTTGTTAAAGCGGGAGCAGCAACACCGGCAAGGGCGGTAGCGCCTGCCATCTTCAAAAAATTTCTTCTTTTAATATCCATTACTTAACCTCCTTCTTCTCAGCCATTACCGCAGGGCTCAAATGGCACTCCCAACAGTATGGTGTCACAGAAGCATAGGTGTGACATGTGTCACAAAACTGCTCTTTATCTGTGTGGCATTGCATGCAAGCTAACTGTAATCCCTTACGGAATTTCTTGCCGCCAATGGTCACCTCTACTCGATCACCGTCACGAAGAACTTCATCACGCCACTGGTTAAGCAGTACCATATGCTTTGCTCGCATTTCAGCCGCAGGAAGCACACATTCAGTTTCACTAGTTGGAAGCTGAGGATTAGGCACATCACCTGTTCCCAACAGCCCATTAAACCAGAGCGGAAAGGTAACAAGTGCGATAAATATCGCCAGTCCTATAATTACTGATCCTTTATTGTACATTACTAGAAACTCCTATATTCTGGGCTGGATTAGAAAACCATTGT from the Desulfotalea psychrophila LSv54 genome contains:
- the mocA gene encoding molybdenum cofactor cytidylyltransferase; translated protein: MPELDAIIPAAGFSRRMGTNKLLLPLGGKTLLEVFLDAFPYHLFRSVFLIYADDQVAGCAGSYPLHLVRNSHPERGQSYSVRLGLELSRAQDGFLFAVADQPCLRPASIERMVALFSRDKSRIVRPEVAGKPRNPVIFPASLGPQLLALEGDEGGRQVIRAHPHLLCSLEFSDSAEFVDIDTPERYQQLLAEWPRL
- the yqeC gene encoding selenium cofactor biosynthesis protein YqeC: MMENWHREESFLTAFGLGCGSVAAIIGAGGKTSLMFQIAREARARGMRVLVTTSTRIFVPEPELYDEIDLSGEGFAFQPTQAGIYVAGLPAEEGKLAGLADSLLLSSSKFFDLVLIEADGSKCLPLKGWKETEPVVPACTTHSIGVLDISVLGERIDQSLVHRLPLFLELTDASPGDALSLDHLRRVVEGGCGMFARAHGREQIYLNKVESAELFQEASALRKLCPTREFVAGSIHEERVYA
- a CDS encoding xanthine dehydrogenase family protein molybdopterin-binding subunit, producing the protein MQYIGKSIAKIDGLALVKGTPAYTSDLDTNNSALVVKILRSPHAAARILSIDSSLAEAMPGVECVLTHKDVPEKSFTLAGQSFPEPSPYDRRILEDRVRYVGDEVAIVAAVDEITALEAIDKIKVKYEVTTPVLSLEEALDNAVQVHESQPYTHFDIGNDALRNIAASQDVGRGDVEAELAASEVIIDRTYNTQAQAHGMMETYRASTSLDVHGRLQVMTSTQVPFHIRRHLAHIFDIPRSKIKMLKPRVGGGFGGKQSAPVEIFPALVTLKTGKPARIVYSREETFTSTSTRHAMQMRVRLGADLAGNINAVDIYCLSDTGAYGEHAATVFWVAGEKTMPLYGKARACRYHGHALYTNKTPAGAFRGYGATQGTFALESAINELAEKLGMDPAALRLQNLIAEGESSAMLCGSTPEKPVVLKSSSLGSCIRRGKELIGWEENYPAKRISATKMRGYGMAVTMQGSGIAKIDTSTVLIKLNEDGFFTLSHSAADIGQGSDTVLNQIAAEVLEVGMDQINVTSFDLDTLPYDPGAYASSGTYVTGNATIRSAEDLLRQMRETAARHMDCSLTDISYHEGVFSAEAGQEISLSELAAILSSFAGMDQLVGKGSFGGDTSPPPFIAGFAEVEVDLETGESQVTDYVAVVDCGTVINKNLATIQVESGVVMGIGLALYEEVRYSAKGRLTTNSFMEYRMPCRQDVHGIQVAFEESYEPTGPYGAKSVGEVVCNAPAPAIIQAIYNATGFFCRDLPATAEKVLLGMNDGKLA
- a CDS encoding (2Fe-2S)-binding protein, producing the protein MQLKTNINGRPVVLDFVPGEFLATTLRRYGYLSVKEGCNTGSCGLCTVWLDGKPILSCSTLTARTLDREITTIEALQKEAEEFGRFMVEEGAEQCGYCAPGFVMTVLAMRRELETPTEDDIRHYLAGNLCRCSGYKGQLRAIKKYMGVE
- a CDS encoding FAD binding domain-containing protein, whose translation is MFKIGNYLCPSSLEDAYQVLQDVPASVVLGGCGYLRLAGRRIDTAIDLVKLGLDTVVDSDSSLEIGAMTSLREIETNPLILEMCQGLLSRSVKNIVGVQLRNCVTIGGSVMGRYPFSDPITALVALDAELLFHGAGRVRLTDYLLGKGLRDILLKIIIPKGATAGSYTSVRKSATDYAILNVAVSQVGKTYRIVVGSRPGRSLRANLAEIHLGEHGLSDAAILKAAQMVVEELKFGDNPRGSEAYRRAVCPALVKRCLMEVRDAA
- the dsrP gene encoding sulfate reduction electron transfer complex DsrMKJOP subunit DsrP; the encoded protein is MIEKVLRGKTRYWTWLAFLSALIVVGLVCYIRQFMYGMHLTGMGRDVSWGLYIAQFTYMVGVAAGGLMLVLPYYVHNYKVFGRITILGEFLAVAALIVALLFVVVDIGTLVRSANMILHPTPNSMLFWDMCVLWGYLLLNGICGWVILTAERKGVKPPKWIYILVYASIPFAVSIHTVTAMLYCGLPGRHFWLSAITAPRFLASAFAAGPALIVCMALLMKRLTGFDAGKEAIRKIMTIVIYATLVNAFFVGLEFFVGFYSDIPGHKETLQYLFFGIEHGGHVYNNLVPFMWGFVVLCVVGLAILSYLQISKVWNEKLIAFACMSIFIALWLDKGIGFVIGGMAVSPLNQIVEYYPHPNEIGVTVGIYAVGAFLVTILYKIVVDVEHEIES
- a CDS encoding twin-arginine translocation signal domain-containing protein, giving the protein MDIKRRNFLKMAGATALAGVAAPALTKLGTSTAHASSVPAGHGAVAAGHGANSKGIHYGMVFDMRKLYDKPELMDRAIEDCNREHNIPEID
- the dsrJ gene encoding sulfate reduction electron transfer complex DsrMKJOP subunit DsrJ, translating into MYNKGSVIIGLAIFIALVTFPLWFNGLLGTGDVPNPQLPTSETECVLPAAEMRAKHMVLLNQWRDEVLRDGDRVEVTIGGKKFRKGLQLACMQCHTDKEQFCDTCHTYASVTPYCWECHLSPAVMAEKKEVK